Below is a window of Tissierellales bacterium DNA.
CTAAGGAACAGCTAAGTTTACTTCCATCAGGCGAATTAATAGGAGATGTTGAAGTTATAAATCTTGTAGTAAATGAAAATGCTATTTTTGAAGGTCATTGTAAAATGAAACAAGTAAGCGAAACTTTAATGTTCGAACAACCAAAACTTGCAAGTAAAGAAAAAGCAGAGTAACTCTGCTTTTTCTTTACTTTACAAAAATCTGAAAACTATTTGGCATAACTTCAAAAGTTGCTGGTAAATTTCCACCATATTCTCCATCAATATCTATAGGAACCTTTTCTTCTGTATATACGGACATTTTTTTAGTTTTAAAATATTCCACGTTAGGATGTTTTATATGCTCTCCTTTAAATATATTGATAAATATAGCAACTAAATCCTGTATTTCAGATTTTTTTATTATTATAGTGTCTAAATACCCATCAAATACATTAGCCTTAGGGGCAAGATTTTTAAATCCCCCTATAGAAGAACTGTTAGATACTAAAAACAATAATATATCTTCTTCCATTGTATACTCTTCACTTTCAAACTTCACTCTTATTGGTTCAAATTTTTGCTTTGGAATTTCTTTAAGTCCTTCTAAATAATACGCCATTCTCCCTAATATAGCCTTAACTTCAGGCTGTACTTGATAGCCTACATTAGTTAAAAGCCCACTAGCTGCTACATTTATAAAATATTCATCATTTACCTTTCCTAAATCTACATCCATAGTTTTACCTTTTCGAATCATATCAAAAAATTCTCTACTATTTGTAGGTAGATCCATGTAATTAGCAAAATCATTTACAGTTCCTGCAGCCAACAAAGCTACTGGAATCTTTCGTCCACCTTTTACTATTCCTTTAGCTATTTCGTTAACTGTACCATCCCCACCACAAGCTATTATGCCATCCCAATCCTCTTTGCAAGCCTTAATAGTTTCTTTCATAGCATCATTTTTTCTTCTAGTTTCAAACTTATTTATAGTATATCCAGAGTCTAATAGCATCTTAGAAATATGCTCTACTTTTCTTTGAATTAACTGCCTACCGGACGATGGATTACAAATTATCTTAATTTTTTTCATTAGTACCGCCTTCCTAATATTAATTAACAGAGTTTATAATATTTTTAGCGACATCAGGACGATCCGTTATAATACCGCTAACACCAAATTTGTACACTAGCATTAATTCTTTTTCCCCATTTACAGTAAAAGGATTAACTGAAATCCCATTTTCTATTGACTCTGTTACTATTTCTTCGTTTATTGTATAAAATAAAGGATGTATTGCATCAGCATGTAGCTTTTTTGCATACTCCCAAGGAGAAACCATTCCCCCTATATAGAGTATACCTGTTTTTATATCAGGTGCCAACATCTTCATTTTAAGCAAACTATAATGGTTAAAAGAAGAAATTAACACCTTTTCTTCTAATTTATAAATTTTTATAATTCTTATTAAATCCTCTTCAATGTTATCATAAAATATAGGACCATTCTTTAGCTCTATGTTCAATAATATACTTTGTTCTTTTACAAACTGAAGAACTTCTTCAAGTAAAGGTATTTTCATATTAGTATATTTTTCATCAAACCAGCTTCCAGCATCTAATTTTTTTATCTCTTCCAAGTTTAAGTCCCTAATATATCCTATTCCATTTGTAGTTCTATCTACTTTCTCATCATGACAAACTACTAAATGTCCGTCCTTACTTCTATGAACATCTATCTCTATAGCATCAGCTTCCATTTCTACAGCCTTTTTATATGATATTAACGTATTTTCAGGTGCATAAAATGAAGCTCCTCTATGAGCAATAATTAACGGTTTATTCATAAAACTCCCCCTTTAGACATTAAATATATTACTATTATATACCTTTTAGTCCTTTTCTTCTAATATTTTTTGCATATTACTTGCTTGATAACCACATTCTTCTGCAAAATCTTTAAAAGCTTTTGCAATTTCTACATCTTCAATTTCTTTAGAATATACTTCATAATCTCTTACCATTTCCTGGGCATCTAATATTTTCTTTTTAAGTATTTCTTTAGTACTTAACTCCATTAAATCACTTTTCCTTTCTTATTAATATTTTTACTAATTACTTTTCTTTTCACTAGTATATCTTATATATTAATGTTTTTTCTTATTTATACTTTTCCAAAAATCAAATTATTTATGTAATATAGGCTTTACCTCTTTAAAACTTTTTTATTTCCATTATAATAATGTATAAGTAAAACATTTTTAGTATCGAAGTATATTCTAAGGAGGAAATAAATGAAAAGTTTTAAAACTTTGAAACCATTTTTCACCGAATATAAATGGAAATACATCCTAGGGGCCCTTTGGTTAATAATTGTAGATATAGTACAACTTTTAGTTCCTCAAATACTAAGGACTGTGACTAATCTTTTACAAGATAACCACCTAACCATAAGTTCATTAATTAAATATGGAATTTTAATTATGGTTACTGGATTAATTATAGCAGTAGGAAGATACTTTTGGAGAATTTATATCCAAGGTACTTCCCGAACTTTAGAGTACTATTTACGTAATAAACTTTTTAATCACCTACTAGATCTTTCCACTGATTATTTTAATACTCAAAAAACTGGTGATTTAATGGCCCATGCAACTAATGATATTAATGCCGTTAGGATGGCCTTAGGCCCTGGAATAGTTGCTCTTATAGATGCCATCTTTATAACTATTCTTGCTATATTTATGATGATAAAAACTACTAATATTAAACTGACCCTTATAGCACTTATAACCTTACCCTTTATTGCAATAATAGTTGGAAGGTTTGGTAAGTTGGTCCATAGACGCTTCCGTATAGTACAAGAAGCTTTTTCAGAACTTACAGACACTACTCAAGAAAATTTTGCTGGTATCAGAGTAGTAAAATCTTTTGTTCAAGAAGAGGAAGAAATAAAAAAATTCACTCAAGTTAACCAATATAATTTAGAAAAAAATTTAGAATTGGTCAAGGTTTCAGGAACCTTTCAACCTTTAGTACAATTTTTAGCCTCTATAAGTTTCTTAATAGTTATCTGGTATGGTGGCACTTTAGTTATGATGGACGAAATATCTTTAGGAGACTTTATAGCATTTAACTCTTATTTAGCCTTATTAATATGGCCTATGAT
It encodes the following:
- a CDS encoding glycerophosphodiester phosphodiesterase, with translation MNKPLIIAHRGASFYAPENTLISYKKAVEMEADAIEIDVHRSKDGHLVVCHDEKVDRTTNGIGYIRDLNLEEIKKLDAGSWFDEKYTNMKIPLLEEVLQFVKEQSILLNIELKNGPIFYDNIEEDLIRIIKIYKLEEKVLISSFNHYSLLKMKMLAPDIKTGILYIGGMVSPWEYAKKLHADAIHPLFYTINEEIVTESIENGISVNPFTVNGEKELMLVYKFGVSGIITDRPDVAKNIINSVN
- a CDS encoding YegS/Rv2252/BmrU family lipid kinase; this translates as MKKIKIICNPSSGRQLIQRKVEHISKMLLDSGYTINKFETRRKNDAMKETIKACKEDWDGIIACGGDGTVNEIAKGIVKGGRKIPVALLAAGTVNDFANYMDLPTNSREFFDMIRKGKTMDVDLGKVNDEYFINVAASGLLTNVGYQVQPEVKAILGRMAYYLEGLKEIPKQKFEPIRVKFESEEYTMEEDILLFLVSNSSSIGGFKNLAPKANVFDGYLDTIIIKKSEIQDLVAIFINIFKGEHIKHPNVEYFKTKKMSVYTEEKVPIDIDGEYGGNLPATFEVMPNSFQIFVK